Proteins from a genomic interval of Prevotella sp. E13-27:
- a CDS encoding YraN family protein: MTLNDVYELRRQGVIEDAYNAAREVYAHDKRPQASKAMFWAAVDMLRQEVSKRNITEAEKIFKAIERLLINIGSPDDNMTDAIKRCGTMLHKERQNADSKNNFSTPTHHQTGVWGEEMAVAYLREKGYVILERDWHSSHRDIDIIAQQRDCIVFVEVKARRNNDLMEPEQAVDYKKQRNLRYAINHYLHYCSEGCLWRFDVITVIGQPGCTNPQINHIEDFALSRR, encoded by the coding sequence ATGACATTAAATGATGTTTACGAACTACGTCGTCAAGGAGTCATAGAGGACGCCTACAATGCTGCTCGCGAAGTCTATGCCCACGACAAAAGGCCTCAAGCCTCAAAGGCGATGTTCTGGGCTGCTGTTGACATGCTGAGACAAGAAGTTAGCAAAAGAAACATCACAGAAGCAGAGAAAATCTTCAAGGCAATTGAACGACTACTGATAAATATTGGTAGCCCAGACGACAACATGACTGATGCCATAAAAAGATGTGGTACCATGCTTCACAAAGAAAGGCAAAATGCAGACTCGAAGAACAACTTCTCTACCCCAACTCACCATCAGACAGGCGTCTGGGGCGAAGAAATGGCTGTCGCTTATCTGAGAGAAAAGGGCTATGTAATCCTTGAGCGCGACTGGCACTCATCCCATCGTGACATTGACATCATTGCCCAACAGCGTGACTGCATCGTGTTCGTTGAAGTGAAAGCGCGCCGCAACAACGACCTCATGGAGCCAGAACAGGCAGTTGACTACAAGAAACAGCGCAACCTGCGATACGCTATCAATCACTACTTACATTATTGCAGTGAAGGCTGTCTCTGGCGCTTCGATGTCATCACCGTTATAGGACAGCCTGGTTGTACGAATCCACAAATCAATCATATAGAAGACTTTGCATTGTCAAGAAGATAG
- a CDS encoding glycosyltransferase family 1 protein — protein sequence MKILFLVYHGFSEHSGISKKIHYQVKGLKENGHDVRLCYYDFNNDGHRCRFVDGEIIKDYGKGKWAGFRQRMDYGCIFDYCLREKIEFVYARCFMNANPWLVRFFKQLKRAGIKTVTEIPTYPYDQEFTGSSDWNMKLDLWLDKHYRCKLYRQQDAVVTFSDAEEIFGKRTIRISNGVDFDSIPLYQPSTISHQSSELHLIGVAEVHFWHGFDRLVAGIGEYYKQGGKREVFFHIVGGVHPDYMHDLPQAPGFQTLIDKYNISNRIIFHGTLFGNELDEVFNQCQFAIGSLGRHRSGITVIKTLKNREYATRGIPFIYSEQDSDFDQQPYVLKAPADESPIDIQQIIDFIDHFSKKPEEIRKTVEHLTWKIQMQKVVGAIDIK from the coding sequence ATGAAGATATTATTTTTGGTATATCACGGATTCTCTGAACATAGTGGTATCTCGAAGAAGATACACTATCAGGTGAAAGGTCTGAAAGAAAATGGGCATGATGTGCGTTTATGTTATTATGACTTTAATAACGATGGGCACCGTTGTCGCTTTGTCGATGGTGAGATAATCAAAGACTATGGAAAAGGGAAATGGGCAGGATTTCGCCAGCGAATGGACTATGGTTGCATTTTTGACTATTGTCTTCGAGAAAAGATAGAATTTGTCTATGCCCGTTGCTTTATGAATGCCAATCCTTGGCTTGTCCGTTTCTTCAAGCAACTGAAACGGGCTGGCATTAAGACGGTGACAGAGATACCTACCTATCCTTATGACCAAGAATTCACAGGAAGTAGTGATTGGAATATGAAACTCGACCTGTGGCTGGACAAACATTATCGTTGCAAACTATACCGTCAGCAGGATGCTGTAGTGACTTTTTCCGATGCAGAAGAGATTTTTGGTAAACGTACAATCCGCATCAGCAATGGTGTTGATTTCGATAGTATTCCGCTCTATCAGCCATCAACTATCAGCCATCAATCATCAGAACTCCATCTCATTGGAGTAGCCGAGGTACATTTCTGGCACGGCTTTGATCGTCTGGTAGCAGGCATCGGCGAATATTACAAGCAAGGTGGAAAGCGTGAAGTCTTTTTCCATATCGTGGGAGGAGTACATCCTGACTATATGCACGACCTTCCACAGGCTCCTGGCTTCCAAACACTTATCGACAAGTACAATATCTCAAACAGGATTATTTTTCACGGAACACTCTTTGGCAACGAATTGGATGAAGTGTTTAATCAATGTCAGTTTGCCATTGGTTCACTAGGACGTCATCGTAGTGGTATTACAGTCATCAAAACCCTGAAGAATAGAGAATATGCCACTCGAGGTATTCCTTTCATCTATAGCGAGCAAGATAGCGACTTTGACCAGCAGCCTTACGTTTTGAAGGCTCCTGCTGACGAGTCACCCATTGACATCCAACAGATTATTGACTTCATAGACCACTTTAGTAAGAAGCCCGAAGAGATTCGTAAAACGGTTGAACATCTTACATGGAAAATACAGATGCAGAAAGTCGTGGGTGCCATTGACATTAAATAA
- a CDS encoding glycosyltransferase family 2 protein: MEKWYEKYLTIYGKPFGEVPQNTIEIIRKQLQRLQSTEPLVSVVVIAYNEECRLAACLWSLSELQTKYPIEILGVNNNSNDRTEEIYQSLCLPYYNETKQSPGYARQCGLLHAKGKYHFFIDADTFYPSCYVDKMMCKLTKTDVSCVGTFWSFYPDESHSPFSLFLFEFIRDTFFWVQHFKRPELNIRGMTFAFNADYARQCTIRTDIRRGEDGSLALELKRFGKIAFLYNRKARPVTGYGTIGNQSMWQSFIDHVKVQMKGITRIFHSTNHYEDSEDNLI; this comes from the coding sequence ATGGAAAAATGGTATGAAAAATACTTGACAATCTATGGGAAACCTTTTGGTGAGGTTCCTCAAAATACTATTGAAATTATTCGTAAACAACTCCAAAGGCTGCAAAGCACAGAGCCGTTGGTTTCCGTTGTAGTTATTGCGTACAACGAAGAGTGTCGATTGGCTGCATGTTTGTGGTCATTAAGTGAGTTGCAAACAAAATATCCTATTGAGATACTAGGTGTTAATAATAACTCAAATGATAGGACAGAAGAAATATATCAATCATTATGTTTGCCTTATTATAACGAGACAAAACAAAGTCCTGGTTACGCACGTCAATGTGGATTATTGCATGCTAAAGGCAAATACCATTTTTTTATTGATGCCGATACTTTCTATCCTTCATGCTATGTTGATAAGATGATGTGTAAATTGACGAAAACGGATGTTTCTTGTGTGGGTACTTTTTGGAGTTTTTATCCTGATGAAAGTCATTCTCCTTTCAGCCTGTTTTTGTTTGAGTTTATACGTGATACTTTCTTTTGGGTACAACATTTCAAACGTCCTGAATTAAATATTCGTGGTATGACCTTCGCGTTCAATGCGGACTATGCTCGCCAATGTACAATTCGCACAGATATTCGTCGTGGTGAGGATGGATCGTTGGCACTTGAATTAAAAAGATTCGGGAAGATAGCATTTCTCTATAATCGTAAGGCTCGTCCTGTTACAGGTTATGGAACAATTGGCAACCAGTCGATGTGGCAAAGTTTCATAGACCATGTTAAGGTTCAGATGAAGGGTATTACTCGTATCTTCCATTCCACTAATCATTATGAAGATTCAGAAGATAATCTTATATAA
- a CDS encoding glycosyltransferase: MIDLSIIIPIYNVEKYIRPCIESIYRQGLNENQFEVIIVNDGTKDKSMEMIADIIPAHSNITVINQENQGLSVARNNGIAIAKGEYILMPDSDDMLIDYSVKPLLEKVLAEKADIIMADFVQMNDEEINNIPQHPIKQQEAFKTTEISGKDILYEKYCRWYWRSVYRRKFLHENNISFVPGIYAQDVPFTNECFLKVKKCLRTSWLLNIYRRGHESAASKYSLKRSNDTSIAIRKSWELSRSLSLSPETAYQQDDLLFSIFYTHICAIACGHLRNFSEVCQAINFLKEQIPHLTFNHDKRQRMWAYMYNQLPLTVFAFIIYSKQMLLRKLK, translated from the coding sequence ATGATTGACTTAAGCATTATCATTCCCATTTACAATGTAGAGAAATACATTCGCCCATGTATTGAAAGTATTTATCGGCAAGGACTTAACGAAAACCAATTTGAAGTAATCATTGTTAATGACGGTACCAAGGACAAGAGCATGGAAATGATTGCAGATATCATTCCAGCCCATAGCAATATTACTGTTATCAATCAAGAGAATCAAGGTCTTTCAGTAGCCCGTAACAATGGGATTGCCATAGCCAAAGGAGAATATATTTTGATGCCTGACTCAGACGACATGCTGATTGATTATAGTGTGAAGCCACTTCTAGAGAAGGTATTAGCCGAGAAAGCAGATATCATCATGGCAGACTTTGTACAAATGAACGATGAAGAAATAAACAACATACCACAGCATCCCATCAAACAACAAGAGGCATTCAAGACAACAGAGATTTCTGGAAAAGACATACTGTACGAGAAATATTGCCGCTGGTACTGGCGCTCCGTCTATCGGAGAAAATTCTTGCATGAAAACAACATTTCGTTTGTTCCTGGCATATATGCGCAAGACGTGCCATTTACCAACGAGTGTTTTCTAAAAGTAAAAAAATGTCTTAGGACTTCATGGCTTTTAAATATTTACCGAAGAGGGCATGAATCTGCAGCCTCCAAATATAGTCTAAAAAGATCTAACGATACCTCCATAGCCATCCGAAAATCATGGGAGCTATCGAGGTCATTATCTTTGTCGCCAGAAACAGCCTATCAGCAAGACGATTTACTTTTTTCTATCTTCTATACACATATTTGCGCCATAGCATGCGGACATCTGCGAAATTTTTCCGAAGTCTGTCAGGCTATAAACTTTTTGAAGGAACAAATACCGCATCTAACATTCAACCACGACAAAAGACAACGGATGTGGGCGTACATGTACAATCAACTACCTCTCACCGTTTTTGCATTCATCATCTACAGCAAGCAAATGCTTTTGAGGAAGCTTAAATGA
- a CDS encoding glycosyltransferase family 4 protein, whose translation MYRIVYVIESIAITGGLERVIIDKLNALSNADYDVILLTTSQGTHPFAYPLNTCVRHIDLATPFHHCYRYSILRRSWNLYKMHCLFRQRLVSQLASLKPDVIVCVQPSSLYNLVRKVVKKRIPIVVESHISYCGHNFEKESIMKRLNTNRINRQLCKADTIVSLTHGDAKEWGRFTQKVVVIPNIVHLNNTGRLSTLTAKKAIYPCRLEWQKGLFELLDVWAMVQKRFPDWQLDIYGEGSLHDELSSIIVRRQLNIVLHPAEADIFSRYLDSSMLLLTSVYEPFGLIMPEAMSCGLPVVAFDCLYGPSEIITDGEDGFLVKDRDIEAFAQRVCQLIENVELRQQMGKKAVQNAQRYSADNIMPKWHELFESLMKQSNKQ comes from the coding sequence ATGTACAGAATAGTATATGTTATTGAATCTATTGCCATTACTGGTGGCTTAGAACGTGTTATTATTGATAAATTGAATGCCCTTTCCAACGCTGACTACGATGTCATTTTGCTGACCACTAGCCAAGGGACTCACCCCTTTGCTTATCCCTTAAATACTTGTGTTCGCCACATTGACTTAGCCACTCCTTTTCACCATTGTTATCGTTATAGTATTTTGCGTCGTAGCTGGAATCTTTATAAGATGCACTGTTTGTTCCGTCAACGCTTAGTCAGCCAACTTGCTTCGTTAAAGCCTGATGTCATCGTTTGTGTTCAGCCTTCTTCGTTGTATAATTTGGTTCGAAAAGTTGTGAAGAAACGTATACCAATTGTCGTTGAGTCTCATATATCTTACTGTGGTCATAACTTCGAAAAAGAATCAATTATGAAAAGACTCAACACAAATAGGATTAACCGTCAGCTATGCAAGGCCGATACCATAGTGTCGCTTACACATGGCGATGCAAAAGAGTGGGGACGTTTTACTCAAAAAGTGGTTGTTATCCCCAATATCGTTCATCTTAATAATACGGGACGCCTAAGTACGCTTACAGCTAAAAAGGCTATTTATCCTTGTCGATTAGAGTGGCAGAAGGGACTCTTCGAACTTCTCGACGTATGGGCTATGGTTCAAAAACGCTTTCCTGATTGGCAGCTCGACATCTATGGAGAGGGTAGTCTGCACGATGAGCTTTCGTCAATAATTGTTCGTCGCCAGCTTAATATAGTCCTTCATCCTGCCGAGGCTGATATATTTAGTCGCTATCTCGACAGTTCTATGCTCTTGCTTACCTCTGTCTATGAACCTTTTGGGCTCATCATGCCTGAGGCAATGTCATGTGGGTTGCCCGTGGTTGCTTTCGACTGCCTATATGGTCCATCAGAAATTATAACAGATGGTGAGGATGGCTTCTTGGTGAAAGATCGGGATATAGAGGCTTTTGCTCAGCGTGTTTGTCAGTTGATAGAGAATGTAGAACTACGCCAACAGATGGGTAAGAAAGCTGTCCAAAATGCCCAGCGCTATTCTGCTGACAACATTATGCCTAAATGGCACGAACTATTTGAAAGCCTGATGAAGCAGAGTAATAAACAGTAA
- a CDS encoding ComF family protein, with translation MKSSLFTWIIDLLSPRICAGCSCRLSLNESVLCSTCLLHISRTGYELNATDNKMARLLWGQFPIERCAAWAFYKPDTEFAKMIHSMKYQNRPDIAYSLGVIIARDFAPHGFFEGIDAIVPIPLTKERLHERGYNQSEEFANGLSERTGIKIITDIVQRTSFTDSQTHLNYYERRDNVEHAFTLTNHHADINGKHILLVDDVLTTGSTMTACAKQLSQIPNLRISILTIGHAN, from the coding sequence ATGAAGTCTAGTCTCTTTACTTGGATTATCGACCTATTGTCACCACGTATATGTGCTGGTTGCTCATGCCGTCTTTCTCTTAACGAATCAGTACTCTGTTCCACCTGCTTGCTTCACATTAGTCGCACAGGATATGAACTCAATGCTACTGATAACAAAATGGCTCGTTTACTTTGGGGACAATTCCCTATTGAGCGATGCGCTGCATGGGCATTCTACAAACCAGACACAGAGTTTGCAAAGATGATTCACTCCATGAAATATCAGAATCGACCTGATATTGCCTATTCTCTTGGTGTCATCATTGCAAGAGACTTCGCCCCCCACGGGTTCTTTGAAGGCATTGACGCTATTGTTCCAATACCACTAACAAAGGAAAGGTTGCATGAGCGAGGATACAACCAAAGTGAAGAGTTTGCTAACGGATTATCAGAAAGGACTGGAATAAAGATTATCACCGATATAGTACAACGAACGTCATTCACAGATAGCCAGACTCATCTGAACTATTATGAACGACGTGATAATGTTGAACATGCATTTACCTTAACCAATCATCATGCCGACATTAACGGCAAACACATTCTTCTCGTAGATGATGTATTAACTACTGGAAGCACTATGACTGCCTGTGCGAAACAGTTGTCTCAGATTCCAAATCTACGAATCAGTATATTAACAATCGGCCATGCAAATTAA
- a CDS encoding glycosyltransferase family 2 protein translates to MVKVSVILPIYNVAPYLEETFESLIHQSLSDFEIIAVNDGSTDHSEEIIKKYQQQDARVIFFSQNNQGQSAARNLALRHARGKYIYMMDSDDILSNPNALQICYDYAEKNQADFIFFDGESFSEAKKHRTSWNTKRTHLVEENTRYDGNYMLNLMLDTQAHNCVVWLLFIRRDFIKRIGLRFHDGIIHEDELFTTILTLSSDNIFCLRQNLVGHRIRTASTMGISFSKRNLNCYLTVADQLLHFSKAPIIHKFLRYTLSKVFYTGHLIPFKQKPAVFWRALTSGYLKYIGLKSTLVFWFKRH, encoded by the coding sequence ATGGTCAAGGTCAGTGTAATATTACCAATTTATAATGTAGCTCCATATCTTGAAGAAACATTCGAATCGCTTATCCACCAATCGTTAAGCGATTTCGAAATTATTGCTGTTAATGATGGTTCAACAGACCATAGTGAAGAGATTATCAAAAAGTATCAGCAACAAGACGCAAGGGTTATATTTTTCTCCCAAAACAATCAAGGACAGTCGGCTGCCAGAAACCTAGCACTGCGCCACGCTCGAGGGAAATACATCTATATGATGGATTCCGATGATATTCTGAGTAATCCTAATGCTTTACAGATTTGTTACGACTATGCTGAAAAGAACCAAGCAGATTTTATCTTCTTTGATGGCGAATCATTCTCGGAGGCAAAAAAACATCGTACTTCATGGAATACGAAACGGACTCATCTTGTTGAAGAAAATACAAGATATGACGGAAACTATATGCTAAATCTTATGCTCGACACTCAAGCACACAATTGTGTTGTGTGGCTACTCTTTATCAGAAGAGACTTCATCAAACGTATTGGTCTTCGCTTCCATGATGGCATCATCCATGAAGATGAGTTGTTCACTACAATTCTAACATTAAGTAGCGACAATATTTTCTGTTTAAGACAGAACCTTGTAGGGCATCGCATCAGGACAGCCTCAACGATGGGTATCAGTTTCTCAAAGCGAAATCTTAACTGCTATCTCACCGTTGCTGATCAATTACTTCATTTCAGCAAAGCCCCCATCATACACAAGTTCCTGCGTTACACACTCAGTAAGGTATTCTATACTGGCCATTTGATACCTTTTAAACAAAAGCCTGCTGTCTTCTGGCGAGCCCTCACTTCAGGTTATTTGAAATACATCGGACTAAAATCCACATTGGTATTTTGGTTCAAGAGACATTAG
- a CDS encoding glycosyltransferase family 4 protein: MSVEKKYKIVYCTPALYMAGGVERVLTLKANYFAEHFGYDITIILTEGKDKPLFYPLSNKIKVVNLNIGFEELWTCSFIKKVFVYLKKQRQFKKALTKELMSIRPDITVSLLRREINFINDIPDGSRKIGELHINRANYRNFSTQNVGLVKRLFAKYWSHNLVAHLCRLDKLVVLTEKDREAWVELDNVVAIPDPLSLYPKTVSPLTEKRVVAVARYSHEKGIDLLLQAWALVEKQTDGWRLDVYGDGDRIPYNQLIEDLRIDRSRCELHGRTDNVETEYINSGIFVLSSRFEGFGMVLTEAMACGLPVVSFDCPWGPRSILSDGNDGSLVENGNVEALSDSLIRLMGDEDLRHRMAANGIKNVQRFSIGSIAECWKQLFESTVR; this comes from the coding sequence ATGTCAGTAGAAAAGAAATATAAGATTGTTTATTGCACACCTGCCCTCTATATGGCTGGTGGCGTTGAGCGTGTGCTGACGCTTAAGGCCAATTATTTTGCTGAACACTTTGGTTATGATATTACAATCATTCTGACAGAAGGTAAAGATAAACCTCTTTTTTATCCATTATCGAATAAGATTAAGGTGGTGAATCTTAATATAGGTTTCGAGGAGCTTTGGACTTGCTCATTTATTAAGAAGGTTTTTGTGTATCTTAAAAAGCAACGCCAATTCAAAAAAGCGCTGACCAAAGAGCTGATGAGTATTCGTCCTGATATTACCGTTAGCCTTTTGCGCCGCGAAATCAATTTCATTAATGATATCCCCGATGGTAGTCGCAAAATTGGAGAGTTGCACATAAACCGTGCCAACTATCGTAATTTCAGCACTCAGAATGTGGGATTAGTCAAACGTCTTTTTGCCAAATATTGGTCACATAATCTAGTCGCTCATTTGTGCCGTCTAGATAAGCTTGTCGTCCTGACGGAGAAAGATCGCGAAGCATGGGTTGAACTAGACAATGTTGTAGCTATTCCTGATCCGTTGTCGCTATATCCTAAGACGGTTAGTCCTCTTACGGAAAAACGTGTTGTAGCAGTTGCTCGCTATTCTCATGAAAAAGGTATTGACCTGCTTCTGCAGGCGTGGGCATTGGTGGAGAAACAAACTGACGGATGGCGATTGGATGTTTATGGTGATGGTGACCGCATACCCTACAATCAGCTGATTGAGGATTTGCGCATAGATAGGTCGCGCTGTGAGTTGCACGGACGTACAGATAATGTAGAGACCGAGTATATTAATAGCGGTATTTTTGTACTCAGTTCACGTTTCGAAGGTTTTGGTATGGTGCTTACTGAGGCTATGGCCTGCGGATTGCCTGTCGTTTCCTTTGATTGTCCATGGGGACCTCGTTCCATTCTCTCCGATGGCAATGACGGTTCGTTGGTAGAAAATGGTAATGTGGAAGCTTTATCTGACAGCTTGATTCGACTGATGGGGGACGAAGACCTTCGTCACAGAATGGCTGCTAACGGAATTAAAAACGTACAGCGATTTAGTATAGGTTCTATTGCAGAATGTTGGAAACAGTTATTTGAAAGTACAGTACGATGA
- a CDS encoding glycosyltransferase family 2 protein has protein sequence MEYYVTIGIPVYNVEKYISKTLESALAQTFPSIEFLVLDDCGTDASMDIVRDLQSRHPRGCDIRIVSQPQNMGIGEARNKILDTASGKYLYFMDADDTIEANTIELLYDNAKRYNADIVYGSYERIETFGDEVKHVSFRFESKKFLQEDEFASWAYDSYGNLPAMVWNMLIDIDIFRKNALRFPSVSYWEDFAMTTDLPTYINRAVLLPDITYHYYCRVNSASNFQKRSRIEKKEIEDVISAMAIVKRNSNRIANKPYFHKRMLKVMKTHFFMCQSILRNRSLISPSFTAREIRDVMKSPLSFAETLMLKGLRTKNLIFYSLGILPSSISVTLMKMTLHHNKG, from the coding sequence ATGGAATATTACGTAACGATTGGAATACCAGTTTACAATGTAGAAAAATACATTTCCAAGACGTTGGAGTCTGCATTGGCTCAGACATTTCCTAGTATAGAATTCCTTGTGCTTGATGATTGCGGAACAGACGCTTCTATGGATATCGTTCGAGATCTGCAGTCAAGGCATCCTCGTGGTTGTGATATTCGTATTGTATCTCAGCCTCAAAATATGGGGATAGGCGAAGCGCGAAACAAAATACTTGATACTGCCAGTGGAAAGTATCTTTATTTTATGGATGCTGACGATACAATAGAAGCGAATACTATTGAATTGCTTTATGATAATGCTAAACGATATAATGCAGACATCGTATATGGATCTTATGAGCGAATAGAAACCTTTGGCGATGAAGTGAAGCATGTGTCGTTTCGATTTGAATCAAAAAAATTCTTGCAGGAGGATGAGTTTGCCTCTTGGGCTTATGATTCTTATGGTAATCTGCCGGCTATGGTTTGGAATATGCTTATTGATATAGACATATTTCGAAAGAATGCGTTACGTTTCCCATCGGTTAGTTATTGGGAAGATTTTGCTATGACTACTGATCTGCCTACATATATTAATCGTGCCGTACTTCTTCCAGACATTACCTATCATTACTATTGTCGCGTCAATTCTGCGTCAAATTTTCAGAAACGCAGTCGTATAGAAAAGAAGGAAATAGAGGATGTTATCAGTGCGATGGCTATAGTGAAGCGCAATAGTAACAGGATTGCTAACAAACCTTACTTTCATAAGCGAATGCTAAAGGTGATGAAGACCCATTTCTTTATGTGTCAGTCAATCTTGCGCAACAGGTCATTGATTTCACCTTCTTTCACAGCTCGTGAGATTCGTGATGTAATGAAATCACCGCTCTCCTTCGCTGAAACTCTTATGCTGAAAGGATTGAGGACTAAGAATTTGATTTTCTATTCTCTTGGTATATTACCTTCATCAATTTCGGTGACTTTGATGAAAATGACATTACACCATAATAAGGGGTAA